One genomic window of Quercus robur chromosome 6, dhQueRobu3.1, whole genome shotgun sequence includes the following:
- the LOC126690006 gene encoding 2-oxoisovalerate dehydrogenase subunit alpha 2, mitochondrial-like: MDFVFYEAQRQGRISFYATTNGEEAINIASAAALTIDDLVFPQYYRELGVLSWRGFSLQEFANQCLETKMINGKGRQMPIHSGYNKHNFFTVAVTIAQVIYCLYRGVFMYKDTARITRLEGPK; this comes from the exons ATGGATTTTGTTTTCTATGAAGCACAAAGGCAAGGAAGAATTTCCTTTTATGCAACTACAAATGGAGAAGAGGCCATTAACAttgcatcagcagcagcactcACCATCGATGACCTTGTCTTCcctcag TACTACAGGGAACTAGGGGTTCTATCATGGCGTGGTTTCTCCCTCCAAGAATTTGCAAACCAATGTTTGGAAACAAAGATGATTAATGGAAAAGGGAGGCAGATGCCTATCCATTCTGGGTATAACAAGCACAATTTCTTCACTGTAGCAGTAACAATTGCGCAAGTTATATACTGTTTATATCGTGGTGTTTTCATGTACAAGGACACAGCCAGAATTACAAGATTGGAGGGGCCAAAGTAA